Proteins from a single region of Limosilactobacillus fermentum:
- a CDS encoding nicotinate phosphoribosyltransferase, with translation MNNHALLTDLYEFSMANGYLATLPDDRWAVFDVFFRTVPDDGSFVIAAGLAQVVDQLKDLHFTAADLAYLQSLGLYQPDFLDYLAHFHFTGTVSAMPEGTPVFAREPLLTVCAPLIQCQLIETWLLNILNHQSLIATKARRIVAAAAGRPVMEFGARRAQGPDAATYGARAAVIGGCASTSNVLAGQLFQLPVAGTMAHAWVQSFNDELTAFRSWAKVYPDSASLLVDTYDVLKSGIPNAITVFKELQATGHQPVGIRIDSGDIAQLATAARQLLDQAGFPNAKITASNSLDEGVISSLLEQGAPLDNFGVGDKLITSGSAPVLSGVYKMAALTENGRWQPKIKLSNSRSKITLPGKKQTYRLFHPHSKTAFADVITLADEELTAPLTVTNVDPLSTFSQLTLTDFVAQPLQVPVVSKDAQPVETDVLAIQERTQKQLAQLPAATKRLVNPDAYPVYISPKLAALQQELMKEHQQ, from the coding sequence ATGAATAACCACGCCCTGTTAACCGACCTCTACGAATTTTCGATGGCCAACGGTTACCTGGCCACCCTGCCCGATGATCGCTGGGCGGTCTTTGACGTCTTTTTCCGGACCGTTCCCGACGACGGCAGCTTCGTGATCGCCGCCGGGCTGGCCCAGGTCGTCGATCAACTCAAGGACCTGCACTTTACCGCCGCTGACCTGGCCTACCTCCAGTCACTGGGCCTCTACCAACCAGACTTTCTTGACTACCTGGCCCACTTCCACTTTACCGGGACCGTCAGCGCCATGCCGGAGGGGACCCCGGTCTTTGCCCGCGAACCGCTGTTGACCGTTTGCGCCCCCCTGATCCAGTGCCAGCTGATCGAAACCTGGCTGCTCAACATCTTAAACCACCAGTCCCTGATCGCCACCAAGGCGCGGCGGATCGTGGCGGCAGCGGCGGGCCGTCCGGTGATGGAATTCGGTGCCCGCCGTGCCCAGGGTCCCGACGCCGCTACCTATGGCGCCCGGGCCGCCGTGATCGGGGGCTGTGCTAGCACCTCCAACGTCTTGGCCGGCCAGCTCTTCCAACTACCGGTTGCCGGCACGATGGCCCACGCCTGGGTCCAGTCCTTTAACGACGAACTGACCGCCTTTCGGTCCTGGGCCAAGGTCTACCCGGACAGCGCCTCGCTGTTGGTCGACACCTACGACGTCTTAAAGTCCGGGATCCCCAACGCCATCACGGTCTTCAAGGAGCTGCAAGCCACTGGCCACCAGCCCGTCGGGATCCGGATTGACTCCGGTGACATCGCCCAACTTGCTACGGCCGCCCGCCAACTGCTCGACCAAGCCGGCTTCCCGAACGCTAAGATCACCGCCTCCAATTCGCTAGACGAAGGCGTCATCTCCTCCTTGCTTGAACAAGGAGCGCCCTTAGATAACTTCGGGGTTGGCGACAAGTTGATCACCAGCGGTTCGGCTCCAGTGCTAAGCGGGGTTTATAAAATGGCCGCCCTGACCGAAAACGGCCGGTGGCAGCCCAAGATCAAACTCTCCAACTCACGGTCCAAGATCACCCTGCCGGGTAAGAAACAGACCTACCGCCTCTTCCACCCCCATTCCAAAACCGCCTTCGCCGACGTGATTACCCTGGCCGACGAAGAACTCACCGCCCCGCTAACGGTCACCAACGTCGACCCGCTCTCCACATTCAGCCAACTCACCCTAACCGACTTTGTGGCCCAGCCGCTGCAAGTCCCGGTGGTTAGTAAGGACGCCCAACCGGTGGAAACCGACGTGCTGGCGATCCAGGAACGAACCCAGAAACAATTAGCCCAGTTACCGGCCGCCACCAAGCGCTTGGTCAACCCGGACGCTTACCCGGTCTACATCTCCCCTAAGTTGGCCGCCTTGCAACAGGAGTTAATGAAGGAGCACCAGCAGTGA
- a CDS encoding MucBP domain-containing protein, with translation MGVNFRTGNPIWVYYTDVDTGINLRVPTLLKGMAGEQYVVHQLDIPRYKFFKATGPLTGTFDDRQKTVHLYYRKQTWHKIKDVNLYLQTMAPTTLFDQVDGMPVESPMPAGLFLRAFQLIETTNHVLWYQINADRWVKEGDHLRVLAHDPYADEPSPVRANLESDFTYLKLNHLPATVDFVPNGKVAVYDQAYGTEIGQVADGQKLILTGKIMDDNGVVWYEAVDHGYINGSYLKLEED, from the coding sequence ATGGGCGTAAATTTTCGGACCGGCAATCCAATTTGGGTTTACTACACCGACGTTGATACCGGTATCAACCTGCGCGTGCCAACCCTCTTAAAGGGCATGGCGGGCGAACAGTATGTGGTGCACCAATTGGACATCCCGCGCTATAAATTCTTTAAGGCGACTGGTCCTTTGACCGGCACCTTTGACGACCGCCAAAAGACGGTCCACTTGTACTACCGGAAGCAAACTTGGCACAAGATCAAAGACGTGAACCTGTACTTACAAACGATGGCCCCGACCACCCTCTTCGACCAAGTGGACGGGATGCCGGTGGAATCACCCATGCCGGCCGGGCTATTTTTGCGGGCCTTCCAGCTAATCGAAACCACCAACCACGTCCTCTGGTACCAGATTAACGCCGACCGCTGGGTTAAGGAGGGCGACCATCTGCGGGTGTTGGCCCACGACCCTTACGCCGATGAGCCGTCGCCGGTCCGGGCCAACCTGGAGAGCGACTTCACCTACCTCAAGTTGAACCACTTGCCGGCGACGGTCGACTTTGTGCCCAACGGTAAGGTCGCCGTTTACGACCAGGCCTACGGAACGGAAATCGGTCAGGTGGCTGACGGTCAGAAACTGATCCTGACTGGTAAAATTATGGATGATAACGGGGTCGTTTGGTACGAGGCCGTCGATCACGGCTACATCAACGGTTCCTACTTAAAACTGGAAGAAGATTAA
- a CDS encoding ECF transporter S component, which produces MQNRQQIQRLTTQALLIVIIVLQDLIPMIGNLPLGPLSITTLPITVGVVAVVWGPREGMVVGGVWGLLTWVRAFVYPSSPLAPLIFTNPLISFVPRLLIGLVAGWVFIGLKKVVSPSLAACFAGLMGSVTNTVLVLGGIYLFANTPAVASAYHATTSNLATALLAVVTTNGLVEMLVTALVVPAIALPVVHALKKDQ; this is translated from the coding sequence ATGCAAAATCGTCAACAGATTCAGCGCTTGACCACGCAGGCCCTGCTGATTGTGATCATCGTCTTACAAGACCTGATCCCGATGATTGGAAACCTCCCGCTCGGTCCCTTATCGATTACCACCTTACCGATTACCGTCGGGGTGGTGGCCGTTGTCTGGGGGCCGCGGGAAGGGATGGTTGTCGGCGGTGTCTGGGGCCTGTTGACCTGGGTGCGGGCCTTTGTTTACCCGTCCAGCCCGCTAGCGCCGTTGATTTTCACTAACCCGCTCATTTCGTTTGTGCCCCGGCTCTTAATCGGGCTGGTGGCCGGCTGGGTCTTTATCGGCCTCAAAAAGGTGGTCTCACCAAGTTTGGCGGCCTGCTTTGCCGGGCTAATGGGCTCGGTCACCAACACCGTTTTGGTGCTCGGCGGTATTTACCTGTTCGCTAACACCCCGGCGGTGGCGAGTGCCTATCACGCCACCACCAGCAACCTGGCGACCGCCCTGCTAGCGGTGGTAACCACTAACGGCCTGGTTGAAATGCTGGTCACCGCCCTGGTGGTCCCGGCGATCGCCCTGCCGGTCGTGCACGCGTTAAAAAAGGATCAATAA